Proteins from one Sarcophilus harrisii chromosome 2, mSarHar1.11, whole genome shotgun sequence genomic window:
- the MYOT gene encoding myotilin codes for MFNYERPKHFIQSQNTCSSRLQPPGPETSTFSTSQTKQSSILIHPRQCTEQRYSASSTVSSQITVSSSAFPASGQQLSGSSPGHRVTSTYNQSPASFLSSVLPSQPDYSSSKTPTAVESNYQQPSVNQPVNAKPAQSAHPKLIPKTPDHEIQGSKEALIQDLERKLRCKDNLLHNGNQRLTYEEKMARRLLGPQNAAAVFQAQNDSESQNSAQHNSENARLQVPTPQIRSRSSSRGDTNDQESILEKFYPPRFVQVPENLCMEEGRFCRIDFKVSGLPVPDVTWYLNGRPVQSDELHKMIVSEKGFHSLIFEVVRTSDAGTYACVAKNRAGEATFTIQLDVLAKEHKRAPMFIYKPQSKKVYEGDSVKLECQVSAIPPPKIFWKRNNEMVQFNTDRISLYHDTSGRITLLIKDANKKDAGWYTVSAVNEAGVVTCNTRLDVAARPTQTLPNPKQLRVRPTFSKYLALNGKGLDVKQAFNPEGEFQRLAAQSGLYESEEL; via the exons ATGTTTAACTACGAGCGTCCAAAACACTTTATCCAATCACAGAACACATGCAGCTCCAGGCTACAGCCTCCAGGGCCAGAGACTTCAACCTTCTCTACCAGCCAAACCAAACAGTCTTCCATCCTTATCCACCCCCGGCAATGCACAGAGCAAAGATATTCTGCTTCTTCTACTGTGAGCTCTCAGATCACAGTATCCTCATCAGCTTTCCCAGCTTCTGGTCAGCAGCTTTCTGGCTCTTCCCCAGGACACAGGGTGACATCTACCTATAACCAGTCCCCTGCCAGCTTCCTCAGTTCTGTATTACCATCACAACCTGACTACAGCAGCAGTAAAACCCCTACAGCTGTGGAATCCAA TTACCAGCAGCCATCAGTCAACCAACCTGTAAATGCTAAACCAGCCCAAAGTGCACATCCTAAACTGATACCAAAAACTCCTGATCATGAAATACAAGGATCCAAAGAAGCTCTGATtcaagatttagaaagaaagcttCGGTGCAAGGACAACCTTCTTCACAATGGAAACCAA CGGCTAACATATGAAGAGAAGATGGCTCGCAGGCTGCTGGGACCACAGAATGCTGCTGCAGTGTTTCAAGCACAAAATGATAGTGAATCACAGAACTCTGCACAG caCAACTCAGAAAATGCAAGACTGCAGGTGCCTACACCACAGATAAG GAGTAGATCATCTTCAAGAGGAGATACAAATGATCAGGAATCAATCCTGGAGAAATTCTACCCTCCACGTTTTGTTCAAGTACCAGAGAACTTATGTATGGAAGAAGGAAGATTCTGCAGAATAGACTTTAAA gTAAGTGGATTACCAGTTCCTGATGTAACATGGTATTTAAATGGAAGACCAGTTCAATCAGATGAACTTCACAAAATGATAGTATCTGAAAAAggttttcattcactcatttttgAAGTTGTCAGAACTTCAGATGCAGGGACTTATGCATGTGTTGCTAAGAATCGAGCAGGAGAAGCCACCTTTACCATACAATTGGATGTTCTTG cAAAGGAACATAAGAGAGCACCAATGTTTATCTACAAACCACAGAGCAAAAAAGTATATGAAGGGGACTCAGTAAAATTAGAATGTCAAGTTTCTGCTATACCTCCACCAAAGATTTTCtggaaaagaaacaatgaaatggTACAATTCAACACAGATCGAATAAG TTTGTACCATGACACCTCTGGAAGAATTACCCTACTGATTAAAGATGCAAACAAGAAAGATGCTGGGTGGTACACTGTATCTGCAGTAAATGAAGCAGGAGTGGTCACATGCAATACTAGACTGGATGTTGCAG CTCGTCCAACTCAAACTCTTCCAAATCCTAAGCAATTACGGGTTCGACCAACTTTCAGCAAATACTTAGCATTAAATGGGAAAGGTTTGGATGTGAAACAAGCCTTTAACCCAGAAGGGGAATTTCAGCGCCTAGCAGCTCAATCTGGACTCTATGAGAGTGAAGAACTTTAA